The Pseudomonas sp. SCB32 DNA window CCGCCGAGCGCGCCAACGCCGCGCTGAGCGAAGGCTGGGCGGACCTGATCGCCTTTGGCCGGCCCTTCGTCGCCAACCCCGACCTGCCGGAACGCCTGCGCCAGGGCGCGGCGGTCAACCCGCACCAGCGCGAAACCCTGTTCGGCGGTGGCGCCCACGGCCTTACCGATTACCCGCGCCTGGCGACCGCCTGAGCAACGACAGGAATTCGAGAATGAAAGCCCTTGCGACATTCACCCTGGCTGCCTTGCTGCCGCTGGCCGCTCAGAGCGCTAATGCTGCGGACTGGTACCCGTCCGCCTATGGCGCGGGCGACGAGATCGGCGCCGCCAACCTGCTGACCCCCGAGGTGACCAAACAGGCGGTGCAGCTGGTCAAGACCGGCAAGACCTACCCACTGGCCGTGCCGGTGGACAAGAACCTGCCGGCCTTCCGCCACCGCAGCTTCCACCTCTACAACATCCAGCCGGGCGAGCAGGGCGGCCAGTCCCTCGGCCCGAACAAGTTCACCGTCAACGACGAACTGGTGAACGCCTGGACCGGTGTCGGCACCCAGCTCAACGGCATTGGCCACATCGGCATCGAAAACCTTTACTACAACGGCAACAAGGCCGCCGATTTCGTCACAGTGGAAGGGGTGAAGAAACTCGGCATCGAGAAGGTCCCGCCGTTCGTGACCCGTGGCGTGGTGCTGGACATGACCGCGTACTACGGCAAGGCCATCGTCCCCGGCGGCACCGAATTCAGCGTGGCCGACATCCAGGCGGTGCTGAAGAAGGAAGGCATCACCCTGCGCAAGGGTGACGTGGTGTTGTTCAACACCGGCTGGCTGGAGCTGATCGGCAAGGACAACAAGCAGTTCCTCGAAGTCGAACCGGGGATCGGCATGGAGGCCGCGAAGTGGCTGGCCGACCAGGGCATCGTCGCCTTCGGTGGCGACACCTGGGCCTCGGAGGTCTACCCCAACCCCCACGGCAAGGACGAGTTCCCGATCAACCAGTACCTGCTCGCCAAGCGCGGCATCTACAACCTGGAACTGATCGACAGCCGCGCGCTGGTGCGCGACCAGGCCTGGGAATTCCTCTTCGTCCTCGGCCAGCCGCTGTACGTCGGCTCGACCCAGGTCAACATCAATCCGGTGGCCATCAAATGAGCAAATCCAACCAGACCTCCCTGCCGGTATTCGCCGGTCGCGGCTTCCGTGTCGACTACGACGGCCTGTCCGCCCACAACGTCTACTCGGCGGACGGCAACAGCATCCGCTACGCCATCGTCTCCGGCCCCTATGCCGGCGCCCGTGGCGAGGCAGCCTGCCAATGGCAGGAAATCGCCGAAGGGGTCTACGTGATCTCCTGGCAGGAAGCCGACGGCGCCACCGTGGTGCATGTCGACGACTTCGCCAACGGCCGCTCGAAGGCCTTCTTCACCGCCACGGACCTGAGCTTCTACCGCATGCAGGGCCCGCTGACGGAAATCGACGCCGCCGAATACGGCGCCGGGGAAGGCGGAAAATGAAATCCGGTCGGGTTCTGTTCGCCCTGGCCATCGGCGCCTTCGGCATCGGCACCACCGAGTTCACCCCGATGGGGCTGCTGCCGGTGATTGCCGATGGCGTGCAGGTCAGCATCCCCACGGCGGGGATGCTGGTCACCGCCTACGCGGTCGGCGTGATGGTCGGCGCCCCGGTAATGACCCTGCTGTTCAGCCGCTTCGGCAAGCGCGCCGCGCTGATGGCGCTGATGGCCATCTTCACCGTCGGCAACCTGCTCTCGGCGATGGCGCCCGACTACTACACGCTGCTCGCCTCACGGCTGGTCACCAGCCTCAACCATGGCGCCTTCTTCGGCCTGGGTGCGGTGGTGGCGGCCAGCGTGGTGCCCAAGGACAAGCGGGCCAGCGCGGTGGCGACCATGTTCATGGGCCTGACCATCGCCAACATCGGCGGGGTGCCGGCGGCCACCTGGGTCGGCCAGCAGGTCGGCTGGCGCCTGGCCTTTGCCGGCACCGCCGGGCTCGGCGTACTGGCCATGGCGGCACTGTGGTTCGCGCTGCCCAAGGGCGAGCGCGGCATGGTGCCCCATGTCCGTCGCGAACTGGCGGTGATCGCCCGGCCCAGCGTGCTGCTGGCGATGGCGACCACGGTGCTTGGGGCGGGCGCGATGTTCACCCTCTACACCTATGTCGCCCCGGTGCTGGCCGAGCTGACCGGCGCTTCGAACAGCTTCGTGACCCTCGCGCTGGTGCTGATCGGCGTCGGTTTTACTGTTGGCAACAGCCTGGGCGGCCGTCTCGCCGACTGGTCGCTGGATGGTTCGGCACGGATCTTCCTTGCCGCGCTGGCGGTGATCATGCTGCTGTTGCCGCTGGCCCTGACCAGCCATGTGGGCGCGGCCATCGGCCTGCTGCTGTGGGGCGTCGCCACCTTCGCCGTGGTGCCGCCGCTGCAGATGCGCGTGATGCATGCCGCCGCCGAAGCGCCGGGGCTGGCCTCGTCGATCAACGTCGGCGCCTTCAACCTCGGCAACGCCGTGGGCGCGGCGCTGGGTGGCGGGGTGATCAGCCTGAATCTCGGCTACGCCGCAGTGCCGGTCGCAGGCGCGCTGCTGGCCGCTGCCGGGCTGTTGCTGGTGCGGCTGGGAAGGGCGCAGAAGGTCACCCTTGAAGCTGCGGAAAGTCCGTCTCGCGACAGGGCTTGATACCGCTCGGGAAGAGCGATCGAAAAGGCCGTCTCCAGGTGAGACGGCCTTTTTTGCGTTTCATCCGGGGTCATGGTCTTCGGTCTCGGGCCTTCGCGTCCGGGAGAGTTCTCGTCCGCTTCGTCGTGGCCATTCGCGCGATGCCGGAAAGGATAGGGCCAGTGGTACGGCTTGAAGAAAGAAGCCTGCACGCTGCCTGCGCAAACAAAAGCCCCGGCCTGTCAGCCGGGGCTTGGTTCAGCGGTTCAGGCGCCGTGGCGCCTGCTGCGCCCGACTCAGATCGCCAGGCTGTCCACCACACCCCCATCCACCCGCAGCGCCGCGCCAGTGGTAGCGGAGGAGTAGGGCGAGGCCACGTAGGTGACCAGGGCCGCCACTTCGTCGACTTCAGCGACGCGCTGGATGATCGAGCTGGGACGCTCGCGGCGCACGAAGGCGTCGGCTTCCTCGCGGGGGGTACGGCCGGACTGGCGCACGGCGTCGGCCACCAGGTTGGCGACGCCTTCGGTGAAGGTCGGGCCGGGGAGGATGGCGTTGACGGTCACGCCGGTGCCCGCCAGGCGCTTGGCCAGGCCGTGGGAGACGGCGAGGTTGGCGGCCTTGGTGACGCCGTAGTTGATCATCTGCGCGGGGATGGCGACGCCCGATTCCGAGGACAGGAAGATCACCCGGCCCCAGCCGCGCTCGACCATGCCGGGGGTGTAGTGGCGGGACAGGCGGACGCCGGAGAGCACGTTGATTTCGTAGAAGTCCAGCCAGTCCTGGTCGTCGGTGTCGTAGAAGTCGACATCGTCATAGATGCCCAGGTTGTTCACCAGGATGTCGGCGTGGGGCTCGGCGGCGAACAGGGTTTGCGCGCCGGCGGCGTTGCCCAGGTCGGCGACCACGCCACGGGCCTTGCCGTTGGCGGCGCGGATGCCGGCCACGGCCTCGTCCACGGAGGCGGCGTTGCGGCCAACGATGACCACGTCGGCGCCAGAGGCGGCCAGCTGGCGTGCAATGCCCAGGCCGATGCCGCCGGTGGAGCCACTGATGATGGCGGTCTTGCCGCCGAGATCGATCTGCATGGTGAAATCCTCATCCAGGGGGCACGGAATGTGCCGGTAATCGACTGGAACTGGCGACATCCTAGGGGTGGCCTATAAGATCGTACATAACTTAATTCGACACACTTGAGTCCTGGAAGGTCATATGCTGGATCTCAGACAACTCCGTTATTTCGTCGCCGTGGCCGAAGTCGAGCACGTGGGCAAGGCGGCGGAGCAATTGCACATTTCCCAATCGCCGCTGAGCCGGCAGATCGCCCAGCTGGAGGAACGCCTCGGCCTGCAACTGTTCGAGCGTAGCCAACAGCGACTGCGCCTGACGTCCGACGGACGTACCTTCCTGCACGAGACCAAGGCGCTGCTCAAGCACGCCGAGCGCCTGGAATCCCTCGGCCGCCGGCTGGGCCGGGGTGAGACGGGCGGGCTGTGCGTCGGCTACGTCAGCCACGCCATCCATGCCGGGGTGCTGCCCGATGCGTTGCGCCGCGTGCGCGAGGAACGGCCGGGCATCCACATCGCCCTCTACAACCTCTCGGCCCAGGAGCAGTTCGAAGGCCTGCGCCAGCGCAGCCTGGACATCGCCCTGGTCTGTGAGCCGCCAGCGGCCGACGATCCTGACCTGCTCGCCGCCCCGGTGTTCAATGACCCGCTGCACCTCGCCCTGCCGCTGGGGCACCCGCTGACCGGGAAGGCCGCCATCGAGCCGGCCGACCTGCACGAGCAGGACTGGATCATGGTCGAGGGCCAGACCCAGTTGAACCGCCGGGAGCGCTTCCTCGCCAGTTGCGTGGAAGCCGGCTTTACCCCGCAGATTCGCCTGGAAGCCGCCGAGCCGCTGAGCGCCCTCGGGCTGGTGTCC harbors:
- a CDS encoding cyclase family protein gives rise to the protein MKALATFTLAALLPLAAQSANAADWYPSAYGAGDEIGAANLLTPEVTKQAVQLVKTGKTYPLAVPVDKNLPAFRHRSFHLYNIQPGEQGGQSLGPNKFTVNDELVNAWTGVGTQLNGIGHIGIENLYYNGNKAADFVTVEGVKKLGIEKVPPFVTRGVVLDMTAYYGKAIVPGGTEFSVADIQAVLKKEGITLRKGDVVLFNTGWLELIGKDNKQFLEVEPGIGMEAAKWLADQGIVAFGGDTWASEVYPNPHGKDEFPINQYLLAKRGIYNLELIDSRALVRDQAWEFLFVLGQPLYVGSTQVNINPVAIK
- a CDS encoding MFS transporter; this encodes MKSGRVLFALAIGAFGIGTTEFTPMGLLPVIADGVQVSIPTAGMLVTAYAVGVMVGAPVMTLLFSRFGKRAALMALMAIFTVGNLLSAMAPDYYTLLASRLVTSLNHGAFFGLGAVVAASVVPKDKRASAVATMFMGLTIANIGGVPAATWVGQQVGWRLAFAGTAGLGVLAMAALWFALPKGERGMVPHVRRELAVIARPSVLLAMATTVLGAGAMFTLYTYVAPVLAELTGASNSFVTLALVLIGVGFTVGNSLGGRLADWSLDGSARIFLAALAVIMLLLPLALTSHVGAAIGLLLWGVATFAVVPPLQMRVMHAAAEAPGLASSINVGAFNLGNAVGAALGGGVISLNLGYAAVPVAGALLAAAGLLLVRLGRAQKVTLEAAESPSRDRA
- a CDS encoding SDR family NAD(P)-dependent oxidoreductase, with protein sequence MQIDLGGKTAIISGSTGGIGLGIARQLAASGADVVIVGRNAASVDEAVAGIRAANGKARGVVADLGNAAGAQTLFAAEPHADILVNNLGIYDDVDFYDTDDQDWLDFYEINVLSGVRLSRHYTPGMVERGWGRVIFLSSESGVAIPAQMINYGVTKAANLAVSHGLAKRLAGTGVTVNAILPGPTFTEGVANLVADAVRQSGRTPREEADAFVRRERPSSIIQRVAEVDEVAALVTYVASPYSSATTGAALRVDGGVVDSLAI
- a CDS encoding adenylate cyclase, which codes for MSKSNQTSLPVFAGRGFRVDYDGLSAHNVYSADGNSIRYAIVSGPYAGARGEAACQWQEIAEGVYVISWQEADGATVVHVDDFANGRSKAFFTATDLSFYRMQGPLTEIDAAEYGAGEGGK
- a CDS encoding LysR substrate-binding domain-containing protein, with the protein product MLDLRQLRYFVAVAEVEHVGKAAEQLHISQSPLSRQIAQLEERLGLQLFERSQQRLRLTSDGRTFLHETKALLKHAERLESLGRRLGRGETGGLCVGYVSHAIHAGVLPDALRRVREERPGIHIALYNLSAQEQFEGLRQRSLDIALVCEPPAADDPDLLAAPVFNDPLHLALPLGHPLTGKAAIEPADLHEQDWIMVEGQTQLNRRERFLASCVEAGFTPQIRLEAAEPLSALGLVSAGLGLALIQQSIGGERNPNVVLRELPWLGQSTGLWAAWHKVDLRPIVSEFREMVLACSEV